A region of Pseudomonas sp. Marseille-Q3773 DNA encodes the following proteins:
- the dinG gene encoding ATP-dependent DNA helicase DinG: protein MISNELKATIQGAYTRFLEAKSLKPRYGQRLMIAEVAKVLGDIACDDEGRRAGEPAVVAVEAGTGTGKTVAYSLAAIPAAKAAGKRLVIATATVALQEQIVFKDLPDLMRSSGLNFSFALAKGRGRYLCLSKLDILLQEGHAQSATAQLFEEEGFRIEVDERSQKLFNSMIEKLAGNRWDGDRDSWPEALEDQDWARLTTDHSQCTGRHCPNFQQCVFYKAREGMGKVDVIVTNHDMVLADLALGGGAVLPDPRDTLYVFDEGHHLPDKAIGHFAHYSRLRSTADWLEQTAKNLTKLLAQHPLPGDLGKYIEQVPELAREVRTQQQFMFTLCEQVADFRPGEDNEGRERPRYRFEGGVVPEQIREVGIELKKGFARLNDLFTRLADLLKEGMDGEVNIGIASHQAEEWYPLFGSLVTRAQGNWELWTAFTAEDPEDSPPMARWLTLAESGALFDIEVNASPILAADMLRRSLWNVAHGALVTSATLTALGKFDRFRMRSGLPRDAVTCVVPSPFVHGDAGLLRVPDLKADPRDAAAHTAAIIRELPNIVEDARGALVLFSSRKQMQDVFDGLDRDWRKLVLIQGNLSKQETLNKHKARVDDGQHSVLFGLASFAEGVDLPGAYCEHVVIAKIPFAVPDDPVEAALAEWIEARGGNPFMEIAVPDASLRLIQACGRLLRTEQDRGVITLLDRRLVTQRYGKAILNALPPFRREIS, encoded by the coding sequence ATGATCAGCAACGAACTCAAAGCCACCATCCAGGGCGCCTACACGCGTTTTCTCGAAGCCAAGAGCCTCAAGCCGCGCTATGGCCAGCGCCTGATGATCGCCGAAGTGGCCAAGGTGCTTGGCGACATCGCCTGCGACGACGAAGGCCGTCGTGCCGGCGAACCCGCCGTGGTGGCGGTGGAGGCAGGCACTGGTACCGGCAAGACCGTGGCCTACAGCCTGGCGGCCATTCCGGCCGCCAAGGCCGCCGGCAAGCGCCTGGTGATCGCCACGGCTACCGTGGCGTTGCAGGAGCAGATCGTGTTCAAGGACCTGCCCGACCTGATGCGCAGCAGCGGGCTCAACTTCAGCTTCGCCCTGGCCAAGGGCCGCGGCCGCTACCTGTGCCTGTCCAAGCTCGACATCCTGTTGCAGGAGGGGCACGCCCAGTCGGCCACTGCCCAGCTGTTCGAAGAAGAGGGCTTCCGCATCGAAGTCGACGAGCGCAGCCAGAAGCTGTTCAACAGCATGATCGAGAAGCTTGCCGGCAACCGCTGGGACGGCGACCGCGACAGTTGGCCTGAAGCCCTGGAGGACCAGGACTGGGCGCGCCTGACTACCGACCACAGCCAGTGCACCGGCCGCCATTGCCCGAATTTCCAGCAGTGCGTGTTCTACAAGGCGCGCGAAGGCATGGGCAAGGTCGACGTGATCGTCACCAACCACGACATGGTCCTGGCCGACCTGGCGCTGGGCGGCGGTGCGGTGCTCCCCGACCCGCGCGACACCCTGTACGTGTTCGATGAAGGCCACCACCTGCCAGACAAGGCCATCGGCCATTTCGCCCACTATTCACGCCTGCGCTCCACTGCCGACTGGCTGGAGCAGACCGCCAAGAACCTGACCAAGCTGCTGGCCCAGCACCCGCTGCCCGGAGACCTGGGCAAGTACATCGAGCAGGTGCCCGAGCTGGCGCGGGAAGTGCGTACCCAGCAGCAATTCATGTTCACCCTGTGCGAGCAGGTTGCCGATTTCCGCCCCGGCGAAGACAACGAAGGCCGTGAGCGCCCGCGCTACCGTTTCGAAGGCGGCGTGGTGCCAGAGCAGATCCGCGAAGTGGGCATCGAGCTGAAAAAGGGCTTTGCCCGTCTCAATGACCTGTTCACCCGGCTGGCCGATCTGCTCAAGGAGGGCATGGACGGCGAGGTCAACATCGGTATCGCCAGCCACCAGGCCGAGGAGTGGTACCCGCTGTTCGGCAGCCTGGTCACCCGCGCCCAGGGCAACTGGGAACTATGGACAGCCTTCACCGCCGAAGACCCGGAAGACAGCCCGCCCATGGCACGCTGGCTGACCCTGGCCGAGAGCGGGGCGCTGTTTGATATCGAGGTCAACGCCAGCCCCATCCTGGCCGCTGACATGCTTCGTCGCAGCCTGTGGAACGTTGCTCATGGCGCGTTGGTGACCTCGGCGACGCTGACCGCGCTGGGTAAGTTCGACCGCTTCCGCATGCGCTCGGGCTTGCCGCGTGATGCGGTCACCTGCGTGGTGCCCAGCCCGTTCGTGCATGGTGATGCCGGCCTGCTGCGGGTCCCCGACCTCAAGGCCGACCCGCGCGACGCGGCTGCGCACACCGCAGCGATCATCCGCGAGTTACCAAACATCGTCGAGGATGCCCGTGGTGCGCTGGTGCTGTTCTCTTCACGCAAGCAGATGCAGGACGTGTTCGATGGTCTGGACCGTGACTGGCGCAAACTGGTGCTGATCCAGGGCAACCTGTCCAAGCAGGAAACACTGAACAAGCACAAGGCGCGGGTCGACGACGGCCAGCACAGCGTACTGTTCGGCCTCGCCAGCTTTGCCGAAGGGGTCGACTTGCCGGGGGCATATTGCGAACACGTGGTGATTGCCAAGATTCCCTTCGCCGTGCCCGACGACCCGGTCGAAGCAGCATTGGCGGAATGGATCGAGGCCCGCGGCGGCAACCCGTTCATGGAAATTGCCGTGCCCGATGCCTCGCTGCGGCTGATCCAGGCCTGTGGCCGCCTGCTGCGAACCGAACAGGATCGCGGCGTTATCACCTTGCTTGATCGGCGTCTGGTCACTCAGCGCTACGGCAAGGCTATTCTCAATGCGCTGCCGCCGTTCCGGCGGGAGATTTCCTGA
- a CDS encoding CopD family protein, translating to MLAFALPYTLHVLAALVWVGGMFFAWLVLRPATVAALEGPARLRLWVEVFRRFFGWVWLAVAILAISGIGMLHMRFSGFETAPKYVQVMIGGGIAMFALFMRVQALLLPELKAAVQAEDWPAGAAVLGRIRRMVGINLLLGLAVVAVASSRLVI from the coding sequence ATGCTTGCCTTTGCCCTGCCTTACACATTGCATGTATTGGCCGCCCTGGTGTGGGTCGGCGGCATGTTCTTCGCCTGGCTGGTTCTGCGCCCGGCCACGGTTGCAGCCCTGGAAGGGCCTGCGCGGCTGCGTTTGTGGGTGGAAGTTTTCCGACGTTTCTTCGGCTGGGTGTGGCTGGCCGTGGCGATTTTGGCGATCAGTGGTATCGGTATGTTGCACATGCGCTTCAGCGGCTTCGAGACCGCACCGAAGTATGTGCAGGTGATGATCGGTGGTGGTATCGCGATGTTTGCCCTGTTCATGCGCGTGCAGGCGTTGCTGCTACCCGAGCTGAAAGCGGCGGTGCAGGCCGAGGACTGGCCGGCGGGTGCGGCGGTGCTCGGGCGGATCCGACGAATGGTGGGGATCAACCTGCTGCTCGGCCTGGCGGTCGTCGCCGTGGCCAGCTCGCGCCTGGTGATCTGA
- a CDS encoding collagen-like protein, with protein MRNLMLLAMLAVPLAQAESLEVAANSMLRLPDKSASVHLAQLRVADAATLLLPATLAELKVDQLELGRNARIAIAPSDSPLLIEARSARLAEGSEFSAPGAAGTYQRAARSGRSLELKLTEVDAERLMIDARGGAGAPGYVGLDGANGQAGGCTWGQASRGANGDDGGNGHDGAPGGRIRLSVPQGFPQERIVVRLDGGAAGKAGAPGKAGKGGASKGCLVYSTEAGANGRPGQPGQPGAAGATGELILQRL; from the coding sequence ATGCGTAATCTGATGTTGCTGGCCATGCTGGCCGTTCCCCTGGCTCAGGCCGAGAGTCTCGAGGTCGCAGCCAATTCCATGCTGCGCCTGCCCGACAAGTCGGCCAGTGTGCACCTTGCGCAGTTGCGTGTCGCCGACGCCGCCACCCTGCTGCTGCCGGCCACCTTGGCGGAACTGAAGGTCGACCAGCTGGAGCTGGGGCGGAATGCGCGTATCGCCATTGCGCCCTCCGACAGCCCGCTGCTGATCGAAGCGCGTAGCGCGCGTCTGGCCGAGGGCAGCGAATTCAGTGCACCGGGGGCGGCGGGTACGTACCAGCGGGCAGCCCGCTCCGGGCGTAGCCTGGAGCTGAAGCTGACGGAAGTGGACGCGGAGCGGCTGATGATCGATGCCCGCGGTGGCGCTGGTGCGCCCGGGTACGTGGGGCTCGATGGCGCCAATGGCCAGGCCGGTGGCTGCACCTGGGGCCAGGCCAGCCGCGGTGCCAACGGCGATGACGGTGGCAACGGCCATGATGGTGCACCGGGTGGGCGCATTCGCCTGAGCGTGCCGCAGGGCTTCCCGCAGGAGCGCATCGTAGTGCGCCTGGACGGCGGCGCAGCGGGCAAGGCCGGGGCGCCAGGCAAGGCAGGTAAGGGCGGGGCCAGCAAGGGCTGCCTGGTGTACAGCACCGAGGCGGGCGCCAATGGCCGGCCGGGGCAACCGGGGCAGCCAGGAGCGGCGGGGGCAACGGGTGAGTTGATCCTGCAACGCCTGTAG
- a CDS encoding DUF1145 domain-containing protein: MKFILGLGKVLTVAFWGVVLFNLLMPQPLPFNLLINAAGIALLGLHLLEVLFFNGSLRGRSHRWFDRLQILLTGIFHVMSIPRAQEAPRNA; encoded by the coding sequence ATGAAGTTCATCCTGGGCCTGGGCAAGGTCCTGACGGTCGCATTCTGGGGGGTGGTGTTGTTCAACCTGTTGATGCCACAACCCTTGCCTTTCAATCTGCTGATCAATGCCGCTGGCATCGCCTTGCTGGGCCTGCACCTGCTTGAAGTGCTGTTCTTCAATGGCAGCTTGCGTGGGCGCAGCCACCGCTGGTTCGATCGGTTGCAGATCTTGCTGACGGGCATCTTCCATGTCATGTCCATTCCCCGTGCGCAGGAGGCGCCGCGAAATGCGTAA
- a CDS encoding OmpA family protein yields the protein MNVTSTAALPLLVVASLLAGCASHSDGSAPLNQRTWPLCSLLGGLAGGGLGAIESSAWAAAGGALGAVTGGLICYAQDGDEDNDGIFDRRDHCADTPAGVAVDHMGCPLKQYPAASPASEPEPSPEVVILDDNGAVMFAFDSAELTPAAQQRLQGLVAKLDSPTVAKVRVIGHTDSVGSDSYNQVLSERRAGSVAEYLIGQGLEPGKVTSQGRGESEPLADNESEEGRARNRRVELHLN from the coding sequence ATGAATGTGACGTCGACGGCGGCGCTACCGTTGTTGGTGGTTGCCAGCCTGCTCGCGGGCTGCGCCAGCCACAGCGATGGCAGCGCGCCGCTCAACCAGAGGACCTGGCCCCTCTGCAGCCTGCTCGGCGGCCTGGCCGGTGGTGGCCTGGGCGCCATCGAAAGTTCGGCCTGGGCGGCTGCTGGCGGTGCCCTTGGCGCCGTCACCGGAGGCCTGATCTGTTACGCCCAGGATGGCGATGAAGATAACGACGGTATTTTTGACCGCCGCGATCACTGTGCCGATACTCCCGCCGGGGTCGCAGTAGACCATATGGGCTGCCCGTTGAAGCAGTACCCCGCAGCGTCACCGGCCAGCGAGCCTGAGCCGTCGCCGGAGGTAGTCATCCTGGATGACAACGGCGCGGTGATGTTCGCCTTCGATTCCGCCGAGCTGACGCCAGCGGCCCAGCAGCGCCTGCAAGGCCTGGTGGCGAAACTTGATTCGCCGACGGTGGCCAAGGTCCGGGTGATCGGCCATACCGACAGCGTCGGCTCCGACAGCTATAACCAGGTGCTTTCCGAACGCCGCGCCGGCAGCGTCGCCGAGTACCTGATCGGCCAGGGGCTGGAGCCGGGCAAGGTCACCAGCCAGGGGCGTGGCGAAAGCGAACCGCTCGCCGACAACGAAAGCGAGGAGGGGCGCGCGCGCAACCGACGGGTGGAGCTGCATCTCAACTGA
- a CDS encoding OmpA family protein: MSIVRTAIPLVLLTSVLTGCAGLQKTDWPKCAAVGGVGGAALGAIESSSWAGWGALLGGGLAAGYCWSHGDGDEDGDGVPDSRDKCPGTPRGVQVDANGCPPEPAPVVEEVVVQKEEVIVIRDVHFEFDSARLTASDKERLNTIATRLKQEAPSARLSVSGHTDSVGSDSYNQKLSERRAHAVTDYLVESGVPRSSFVSVVGAGETQPVADNATADGRAMNRRTEIKIQR, translated from the coding sequence ATGAGCATAGTACGCACAGCGATACCCCTGGTCCTGCTCACCAGTGTGTTGACTGGTTGTGCAGGTTTGCAAAAAACCGACTGGCCGAAATGTGCCGCCGTCGGGGGTGTAGGCGGCGCCGCCCTGGGCGCTATCGAAAGTTCCAGCTGGGCTGGCTGGGGCGCGTTGCTGGGCGGTGGCCTGGCGGCAGGCTACTGCTGGTCCCATGGCGATGGCGACGAGGATGGCGATGGCGTGCCGGACAGCCGCGACAAGTGCCCCGGCACTCCGCGTGGCGTGCAGGTGGATGCCAACGGTTGCCCGCCTGAGCCGGCGCCAGTGGTCGAGGAAGTGGTGGTGCAGAAGGAAGAAGTCATCGTCATCCGCGATGTGCACTTCGAATTCGATTCTGCGCGCCTGACCGCCAGCGACAAGGAGCGCCTCAATACCATTGCCACCCGCCTGAAGCAGGAGGCACCGTCCGCCCGCCTGAGCGTCAGCGGCCATACCGACAGCGTCGGCTCCGACAGCTACAACCAGAAACTGTCCGAACGCCGGGCCCACGCAGTAACCGACTACCTGGTCGAGAGCGGGGTGCCGCGTAGCAGCTTCGTGTCGGTGGTCGGTGCCGGCGAGACCCAGCCGGTAGCGGACAACGCCACGGCCGACGGGCGCGCCATGAACCGTCGTACCGAGATCAAGATCCAGCGGTAG
- a CDS encoding DUF6231 family protein, translated as MNDRFSQRTPQQALAALLERFTPQRLLLVGARFPALDAFAQAHPQVTIATAAPGPLPAELAAQRFDLALLVDCLEHLPKRTGLELLGGVRNLNASRVAVLADLAACGWQDTDFFALALSASEKFCRDEQVLSLFTYDLHDYKQVPDWLNAKFWANPENFGKYWW; from the coding sequence ATGAACGACCGCTTTTCCCAGCGCACGCCGCAGCAGGCCCTGGCCGCCCTGCTCGAGCGCTTCACCCCGCAACGCCTGCTGCTGGTGGGCGCGCGCTTTCCGGCACTGGACGCCTTCGCCCAGGCGCACCCGCAGGTGACCATCGCCACCGCAGCCCCTGGCCCGCTGCCGGCCGAACTCGCCGCCCAGCGCTTTGACCTGGCGCTGCTGGTGGACTGCCTGGAGCATCTGCCCAAGCGCACAGGCCTGGAACTGCTCGGCGGCGTGCGCAATCTCAATGCCAGCCGGGTTGCAGTGCTGGCCGACCTGGCCGCCTGTGGCTGGCAGGACACCGACTTTTTCGCCCTGGCCCTGTCGGCCAGCGAGAAATTCTGCCGTGATGAGCAGGTCTTGAGCCTGTTCACCTATGATCTACATGACTACAAGCAGGTGCCGGACTGGCTCAACGCCAAGTTCTGGGCCAACCCTGAAAACTTTGGCAAGTACTGGTGGTGA
- a CDS encoding YchJ family protein yields MSVSVCPCGSGNLLDACCGHYHAGTPAPDAQALMRSRYSAYVLGLVDYLVATTLPAQQAGLDRAAMAAWSAQSTWLGLEVEAAEVLGGQPEHAFVTFTARWHDQEGDHQHRERSAFVQHAGRWYFIDPTVGLKAGRNDPCPCASGQKFKKCCASYVGS; encoded by the coding sequence ATGAGTGTCTCGGTCTGCCCTTGCGGCAGTGGCAACCTGCTCGACGCCTGTTGCGGGCACTACCATGCCGGCACCCCGGCGCCGGATGCCCAGGCGCTGATGCGCTCGCGCTACAGTGCCTATGTGCTGGGCCTGGTCGACTACCTGGTGGCCACCACCCTGCCGGCCCAGCAAGCCGGTCTGGACCGTGCCGCCATGGCCGCCTGGAGTGCCCAGAGCACCTGGCTTGGCCTGGAGGTCGAAGCGGCGGAGGTGTTGGGTGGCCAGCCTGAGCATGCCTTTGTGACCTTCACCGCACGCTGGCACGACCAGGAGGGCGATCACCAGCACCGCGAACGTTCGGCCTTCGTCCAGCATGCCGGGCGCTGGTACTTCATCGACCCGACGGTCGGGCTCAAGGCCGGGCGCAATGACCCCTGCCCCTGCGCCAGTGGCCAGAAGTTCAAGAAGTGCTGCGCCAGCTACGTGGGTAGCTGA
- a CDS encoding LEA type 2 family protein yields the protein MIARARLLLGPLLACLALLAGCSSWGGGDWREPEVRLVEVETVKARLLEQEFVLHLQVDNPNDGRLFIRNLSYAIRLNDLLLVQDETSLWRSVGGHARRTFKITARTNLWQHLKPLAKLLKSGQPLHYNLQGELATGLLLHRDLHLSRSGEIIPGDHHPE from the coding sequence ATGATCGCCCGCGCCCGCCTGCTGCTCGGCCCGCTGCTCGCCTGCCTGGCATTGCTGGCGGGTTGCAGCAGCTGGGGCGGCGGCGACTGGCGCGAACCCGAGGTACGCCTGGTCGAGGTCGAGACGGTGAAGGCACGGTTGCTGGAGCAGGAGTTCGTGCTGCACCTGCAAGTCGACAACCCCAATGACGGCCGCCTGTTCATCCGCAACCTGTCGTACGCCATACGCCTCAACGACCTGCTGCTGGTGCAGGATGAAACCAGCCTGTGGCGCAGTGTTGGCGGGCATGCCCGACGCACCTTCAAGATCACTGCGCGAACCAACCTGTGGCAACACCTGAAACCTTTGGCCAAGCTGCTCAAGAGCGGTCAGCCGCTGCATTACAACCTGCAAGGTGAACTGGCGACCGGGTTGCTCCTGCATCGAGACCTGCACTTGTCGCGCAGTGGTGAGATAATCCCCGGCGATCATCACCCGGAGTAA
- a CDS encoding SEC-C metal-binding domain-containing protein has product MSQQPHVHGPDCNHDHDHHDDHGHVHGPHCNHGHQEPVRNALKDVGRNDPCPCGSQKKFKKCHGA; this is encoded by the coding sequence ATGTCCCAGCAACCCCACGTTCATGGCCCTGACTGCAACCACGATCATGATCACCACGACGATCATGGCCACGTCCACGGCCCGCACTGCAACCACGGCCACCAGGAGCCGGTACGCAACGCCCTGAAGGACGTCGGCCGTAACGACCCCTGCCCGTGCGGTAGCCAGAAAAAGTTCAAGAAGTGCCACGGCGCCTGA
- a CDS encoding MFS transporter — protein MSSTLPRRTYLYFTAQSINLTTAVMSVTMAATVGAALAPASTWSTVPYGFQFLCMMLATYPVSRLMSRIGRKRAFMLGSIPLAVSGISGYLAVQEQHFATLVISHSALGIYIAFANFNRFAATDNLAQQLKPKALSLVVAGGVIAAVVGPALTQWLRDVGGYPLFALCYAALLGLAAMSLLVAACLPGDAARASLEQVEKPAGASATPLGPVLAVAMTVAALGYGVMNLLMIQASLHMEHMQEDFSDVRLAIQWHVVAMFAPSFFTGAIIHKVGIRTTICAGLGLLIGCAAINLWSHSYAMMTLALIALGLGWNLTYVGGGALLAQALQNSPSAMQIQGKNDLAIALFATVGAFSPSLLLGTVGWDATNAMCMALCMVLLLAAGYVLRGPEPGRAAAVQVRRRGTS, from the coding sequence ATGTCGAGCACACTTCCGCGGCGCACTTATCTGTATTTCACGGCGCAATCAATCAACCTGACGACTGCGGTCATGTCGGTGACCATGGCCGCCACTGTCGGGGCGGCGCTGGCACCTGCCAGCACCTGGTCCACCGTGCCTTACGGTTTCCAGTTCCTGTGCATGATGCTGGCCACTTACCCGGTCTCCAGGCTGATGAGCCGTATTGGCCGCAAGCGGGCATTCATGCTGGGCTCGATACCGCTGGCCGTGTCCGGTATCAGCGGTTACCTGGCGGTGCAGGAGCAGCATTTCGCAACTCTGGTGATCAGCCATTCGGCGCTGGGTATCTACATTGCGTTCGCCAACTTCAACCGCTTCGCCGCTACCGACAACCTGGCGCAACAGCTGAAGCCCAAAGCGCTTTCCCTGGTCGTGGCGGGCGGGGTGATCGCCGCCGTGGTCGGGCCGGCACTCACCCAATGGCTCCGCGACGTTGGCGGCTATCCGCTGTTTGCGCTGTGTTATGCCGCCTTGCTCGGCCTGGCGGCAATGTCCTTGCTGGTTGCGGCCTGCCTGCCCGGCGACGCCGCACGGGCCAGCCTGGAGCAGGTGGAAAAACCGGCCGGCGCAAGCGCCACGCCGCTCGGCCCGGTGCTGGCCGTGGCCATGACAGTGGCCGCGCTGGGGTACGGGGTCATGAATCTGCTGATGATCCAGGCTTCCCTGCACATGGAACACATGCAGGAGGACTTCTCCGACGTGCGCCTGGCCATTCAATGGCATGTGGTTGCCATGTTCGCACCCTCGTTCTTCACCGGCGCGATCATCCACAAGGTTGGGATCAGGACGACCATCTGCGCCGGCCTGGGGCTGTTGATCGGCTGCGCGGCCATCAACCTGTGGTCGCACAGTTACGCCATGATGACCTTGGCGTTGATCGCTCTTGGCCTGGGCTGGAACCTGACCTACGTGGGCGGAGGGGCGTTGCTGGCGCAAGCGCTGCAGAACAGCCCGTCAGCCATGCAGATACAGGGGAAGAACGACCTGGCCATTGCCCTGTTCGCGACCGTTGGCGCTTTCAGCCCGTCGCTGTTGCTGGGCACGGTCGGCTGGGACGCGACCAATGCCATGTGCATGGCGCTGTGCATGGTGCTGCTCCTGGCCGCCGGCTACGTACTGCGCGGCCCGGAGCCGGGGCGCGCAGCTGCGGTTCAAGTCAGGCGCCGTGGCACTTCTTGA
- a CDS encoding PLP-dependent aminotransferase family protein, translated as MRPNSLHAQLKQRLEAGEWLPGQRMPSIRKLTAAADCSYHDVVSSYARLVSEGVLTTIPGRGYFVACSSRQPGASDSGPAEPPASMAGDPLFTLLQSGRHYTKLGSGWLPPAWRDTELLAKAIRRTARLEQSSLAEYGDIQGYLPMRRQLCTHLQRLTRIEARPSQLLTTLGATQALDLVARLLIKPGDHVFVDEPGNGNLIKLIQLAGGHVLGVRRTQDGPDVADMKAHLGRHKVKAFFCNSNFHNPTGGNISPHIAFNILRLATEHDFLIVEDDVYGDFAPGVRQTLAELDNLDRVIYIGSFSKCLSASLRVGYIACSAALIEPLTRLKLLTCVAVPAFCERFVNTILSDGTYARHMKDLQQRMIRQQAQTQQLLRARGWQFDVTPRGGMFLWVHHPALVDLQPFMQRLEQHKVLLMPGSAFAVSRDYQGHARINCTHFSDALAMHFKVCAGAGK; from the coding sequence ATGCGCCCGAACAGCCTGCATGCCCAATTGAAACAGCGCCTCGAAGCCGGCGAGTGGCTGCCTGGCCAGCGCATGCCGTCCATCCGCAAGCTGACCGCGGCGGCCGACTGCAGTTATCACGATGTCGTCTCCAGCTATGCCCGGCTGGTCAGCGAAGGTGTGCTGACCACCATCCCAGGCCGCGGCTACTTTGTCGCCTGCAGCAGCCGGCAGCCAGGTGCATCAGACAGCGGCCCTGCCGAGCCCCCGGCAAGCATGGCCGGCGACCCATTGTTCACGCTGCTGCAAAGTGGCCGGCACTACACCAAGCTCGGCAGCGGCTGGCTGCCACCGGCCTGGCGGGACACCGAGCTGCTGGCCAAGGCGATACGCCGCACTGCGCGGCTGGAGCAGAGCTCGCTGGCGGAATATGGCGACATCCAGGGCTACCTGCCCATGCGCAGACAACTGTGCACGCACCTGCAGCGCCTGACCCGTATCGAGGCCCGGCCAAGCCAGTTGCTGACCACACTGGGTGCCACGCAAGCGCTGGACCTGGTCGCGCGGTTGCTGATCAAGCCTGGCGACCACGTATTCGTCGACGAGCCCGGCAATGGCAACCTGATCAAGCTGATCCAGCTGGCCGGTGGCCATGTCCTCGGCGTGCGGCGTACCCAGGACGGGCCGGACGTGGCGGACATGAAAGCCCACCTGGGCAGGCACAAGGTCAAGGCATTCTTCTGCAACAGCAACTTCCATAACCCGACCGGCGGCAACATCAGCCCGCACATTGCCTTCAACATCCTGCGCCTGGCCACCGAGCACGACTTTCTGATCGTCGAGGATGACGTGTATGGCGACTTCGCTCCCGGCGTACGCCAGACCCTTGCCGAACTGGATAACCTCGACCGGGTCATCTACATCGGCAGTTTCTCCAAGTGCCTGTCCGCTTCACTGCGCGTTGGCTACATCGCCTGTTCGGCTGCGCTGATAGAACCCCTGACGCGCCTGAAGCTGCTGACCTGCGTTGCCGTACCAGCGTTTTGCGAACGTTTCGTCAACACCATCTTGTCCGATGGCACCTATGCCCGGCACATGAAAGACCTGCAGCAGCGCATGATCCGCCAGCAGGCACAAACCCAGCAGCTGTTGCGGGCGCGGGGCTGGCAGTTCGACGTAACGCCGCGAGGCGGTATGTTCCTGTGGGTCCATCACCCCGCGCTGGTCGACCTGCAGCCGTTCATGCAGCGCCTGGAACAGCACAAGGTGCTCCTGATGCCGGGCTCGGCCTTCGCCGTGAGCCGGGACTACCAAGGCCATGCACGCATCAACTGCACGCATTTTTCCGATGCTTTGGCCATGCACTTCAAGGTTTGTGCCGGCGCTGGCAAATAA